One segment of Babesia bigemina genome assembly Bbig001, chromosome : II DNA contains the following:
- a CDS encoding Charged multivesicular body protein 5: MRYPYSGSIAPGDLAYLYTSRLEGISAKISSVDEKINACNAELAGIKAGLASCKNPAAVAAAKRKALQVLQRRRVYETQKEQLCGVQLSVDQSEHVASQLQTAVDVRNALESSVKSTRKQLKLVNVAKLERLQDEMEDLADYADDINEILSRSYAVPDDVDENDLELEFSMLEEPEEPLLSGATSPVKVLQNVKGVAFPSPPTSEKTKLPDKEFEIEN, translated from the exons ATGAGGTACC CGTACTCCGGCAGCATCGCTCCAGGAGACCTCGC ATATCTTTACACGTCGCGTCTAGAAGGAATCAGCGCCAAGATATCATCGGTAGATGAGAAAATAAACGCCTGCAATGCGGAGCTGGCGGGCATAAAGGCTGGACTTGCCAGTTGCAAGAACCCTGCAGCTGTGGCCGCAGCCAAGCGCAAGGCTCTACAAGTTCTCCAACGTCGCCGTGTTTACGAGACCCAAAAGGAGCAGCTCTGCGGTGTTCAATTGTCTGTCGACCAATCGGAACATGTTGCCAGCCAGCTGCAGACGGCGGTGGACGTG CGGAATGCACTAGAGTCGTCTGTGAAATCCACTCGCAAGCAACTGAAGCTTGTAAATGTGGCTAAGTTGGAG cgccttcaAGATGAAATGGAGGACCTAGCGGATTACGCTGACGACATAAACGAGATATTGAGCCGATCATATGCT GTCCcagatgatgtggatgagaaCGACCTGGAGCTTGAATTTTCCATGCTCGAAGAACCCGAGGAGCCACTGCTTTCGGGTGCCACCTCTCCAGTCAAAGTGCTCCAAAATGTCAAAG GAGTGGCATTCCCCTCTCCGCCGACGTCAGAGAAAACCAAGTTACCTGATAAGGAATTCGAAATCGAGAACTAG
- a CDS encoding 2-oxoglutarate dehydrogenase E1 component , putative: MQAGGIANASTAGRPSSVVSVLASSVADDAERLIMIRLAELVRAYRTHGHTQATLDPLCLPREPPFHRFNPKDVEVWLAPETYGLTEADLARTIPSGLVPGHMGSSATVAECISNLRKSYCGDFTAEFSHLPEEEQRFFVDRIESPSAMNFTKTERTEFFRSVASAVMFERFCTKAFPTVKRFGADGLESMVVSLDVLCSLAEASGVDSMLMGMSHRGRLNVLVNILKRPLDEMFAEFRGKNWYADEGSEYCGDVKYHFGYRNRRGSLRLEMLHNPSHLQFVHPVVMGQTRARQVDMGLDARKVIPVVLHGDAAFSGEGITAETVQMSRIPEYAVGGMINIVVNNQIGFTTYPAGGASTRYTTDLAKMVESPALHANAHNVEAVVLASRLAYEYRQQFGKDVFLNMVGFRKFGHNELDMPKFTNAEMYARVEKKEDVLIAYRKYLLETGVFTEAELDAVEGEIQAEFEAALKRSIEVSTIAPPPQAKEWKAPAMTSAAPVTGVELARLTELGKALNAVPEDFQLHPAIRRIFKERTKAIETGSNIDTGLAEALAYASLAQDGFRVRLVGQDTKRGTFSHRHSFVQCQKTFRLFNIFSKVPKGDQVEVYNSLLSETAAMGFEYGYGLENPRILNMWEAQFGDFANVAQAVTDEYVVSGEAKWGQQSAMCLLLPHGFDGQGPDHSSARLERYLQLSNEPEDMHDFLSLANDEHAKRVNIGVINCTRSSNLFHALRRQMLRDFHKPLIVMTGKKLLKLRGTYCSLEEFGPAHAFRPVIPAEVADGAAVDTLILCSGQVYFDLSGRVAELGVRNIAVTTVEQLCPFPVGAIKTELERFPNLKRLVWCQEEHANAGAWSYASPRIGHLLRHIGSDLRLEYVGRPPLAAPSCGDGATHVLGMQRVLAQAVPQP, encoded by the exons ATGCAGGCTGGCGGAATAGCCAATGCGTCAACGGCCGGAAGGCCGAGCAGTGTGGTGTCGGTGTTGGCGTCCTCGGTCGCCGACGACGCCGAGAGGCTTATCATGATCCGCCTGGCGGAGCTTGTTCGCGCTTACCGCACCCACGGCCACACTCAGGCTACGCTGGACCCGCTCTGCCTGCCACGCGAGCCGCCCTTCCACCGTTTCAACCCCAAGGACGTCGAGGTCTGG TTGGCGCCGGAAACGTACGGCCTAACGGAGGCTGACCTGGCCCGAACAATCCCTTCGGGCTTGGTGCCCGGCCACATGGGAAGCTCGGCGACCGTGGCGGAGTGCATATCTAACTTGCGCAAGAGCTACTGCGGTGACTTCACTGCGGAGTTCTCGCACCTGCCTGAGGAGGAGCAGCGGTTCTTCGTCGACAGGATTGAGAGCCCAAGCGCCATGAATTTTACCAAAACGGAGCGCACGGAGTTCTTCCGGTCAGTGGCGAGCGCAGTCATGTTCGAGCGGTTCTGCACCAAGGCCTTCCCGACTGTTAAGCGGTTCGGCGCCGACGGCCTTGAGTCCATGGTGGTCTCGCTGGACGTCCTGTGCAGCCTGGCAGAGGCCTCGGGTGTCGATTCGATGCTGATGGGAATGTCGCACCGCGGCCGCCTCAACGTCTTGGTGAACATTCTAAAGCGCCCGCTCGACGAAATGTTCGCAGAGTTCCGCGGCAAAAACTGGTACGCGGACGAGGGCAGCGAATACTGCGGCGACGTCAAGTACCACTTCGGCTACCGCAACCGCCGCGGATCCCTGCGGCTCGAGATGCTGCACAACCCCTCGCACCTGCAGTTCGTCCACCCCGTGGTCATGGGACAGACCCGTGCGCGGCAGGTGGACATGGGCCTGGACGCTCGCAAGGTGATTCCGGTGGTTCTGCACGGCGACGCGGCGTTCAGTGGCGAGGGGATAACCGCCGAGACGGTGCAGATGTCACGGATCCCCGAGTACGCGGTGGGTGGCATGATCAACATAGTGGTCAACAACCAAATCGGGTTCACCACCTACCCCGCCGGAGGCGCGTCGACTCGCTACACCACCGACCTGGCGAAGATGGTCGAATCGCCCGCGCTACACGCTAATGCGCACAACGTGGAGGCCGTCGTGTTGGCCTCGCGTCTGGCCTACGAGTACCGTCAGCAGTTTGGCAAGGACGTGTTCCTGAACATGGTCGGGTTCCGCAAGTTCGGACACAACGAACTCGACATGCCAAAGTTCACCAACGCCGAGATGTACGCGCGCGTCGAAAAGAAGGAGGACGTCTTGATCGCGTATCGCAAGTACCTGCTGGAGACCGGTGTGTTCACGGAGGCCGAGCTCGACGCCGTGGAGGGTGAAATCCAGGCGGAATTTGAGGCCGCGCTTAAACGGTCCATTGAGGTATCCACCATTGCGCCGCCCCCCCAGGCCAAGGAGTGGAAGGCACCCGCCATGACCTCGGCGGCCCCGGTGACCGGCGTGGAATTGGCTCGCTTGACGGAGTTGGGCAAGGCATTGAACGCCGTTCCCGAGGACTTCCAGCTGCACCCTGCTATCCGCCGTATTTTCAAGGAGCGCACGAAGGCGATAGAAACGGGCTCCAACATCGACACCGGCCTGGCTGAAGCCTTGGCCTACGCGTCGCTCGCACAGGATGGGTTTCGCGTACGTTTGGTAGGGCAGGACACCAAGAGGGGCACTTTCTCGCACCGCCATTCGTTCGTGCAGTGCCAAAAGACCTTCCGGCTTTTCAACATCTTCTCGAAGGTGCCCAAAGGGGACCAGGTTGAGGTGTACAATTCGCTGCTTTCGGAGACGGCTGCCATGGGGTTCGAGTACGGCTACGGTCTCGAGAACCCGCGCATTCTGAACATGTGGGAGGCGCAGTTCGGCGACTTCGCGAACGTCGCGCAGGCTGTGACCGACGAATATGTAGTTAGCGGAGAGGCCAAATGGGGGCAGCAGTCGGCCATGTGTCTGCTGTTGCCGCACGGGTTCGATGGGCAGGGTCCAGATCACAGCTCAGCTCGTTTGGAGCGGTACCTGCAGCTCTCCAACGAGCCCGAGGACATGCACGACTTCCTGTCGCTCGCCAACGACGAACACGCGAAGCGCGTCAACATCGGCGTCATCAACTGCACCCGTTCGAGCAACCTCTTCCACGCACTGCGCCGCCAGATGCTTCGTGACTTCCACAAGCCGCTCATTGTCATGACCGGCAAGAAGCTGCTTAAACTGCGTGGCACCTACTGCAGCTTGGAGGAGTTCGGGCCGGCACATGCATTCAGGCCGGTAATACCCGCAGAGGTTGCGGACGGGGCTGCCGTCGACACCCTGATACTGTGCAGCGGGCAGGTGTACTTTGACCTTTCGGGTCGGGTGGCCGAGCTGGGCGTGCGCAATATCGCCGTGACCACGGTGGAGCAGCTCTGCCCATTCCCCGTAGGCGCCATCAAGACGGAATTGGAGCGATTCCCTAACCTCAAGCGGCtggtgtggtgccaggagGAGCATGCGAACGCTGGGGCGTGGAGCTACGCGTCTCCCCGTATCGGCCACCTGTTGCGCCACATCGGCTCCGACTTGCGACTCGAGTACGTTGGGCGCCCCCCGCTTGCGGCGCCGAGCTGTGGTGACGGAGCTACCCACGTCCTCGGGATGCAGCGCGTTCTGGCCCAGGCAGTTCCCCAGCCGTAA
- a CDS encoding CRAL/TRIO domain conataining protein,putative codes for MGVMNSDSDSCNALGYDDPLLDSIVLPEYVKNFVPTGDQLNTVRTDYAAFHRFQVTRSGHQIRFIFSNVQFTNFEQEHIHAFKVFAIQKLEGPQLDTNQAVVSFKKRFGSTIFADDGYLLRCLIGNNYKYQAALDDMKENLQWRKATLPIHRSEIEGVLARGIIYIHGRDNCMRPIVVIQLRNVAKVQPEHVLRCIFFTLELAINKLMIPGRIEQWKVIIDMSGTNLLGLQVSLIKQICRALTVNYRGRLSQMFLINAPYIISGLWGLVKNVLPEVTQEKIQISSGKNTKKMLETVDPSQLEKKFGGNAANVTVYDLPVMPEM; via the exons ATGGGTGTAATGAATTCCGATTCCGATTCTTGCAACGCGCTCGGGTATGACGATCCGCTTTTGGATAGCATCGTCTTGCCCGAGTATGTGAAGAACTTCGTGCCGACGGGCGATCAGCTGAACACGGTACGCACAGATTACGCTGCTTTTCATCGTTTTCAGGTTACGAGGAGCGGGCACCAAATTCGATTTATTTTTTCTAACGTGCAGTTTACCAATTTCGAACAGGAGCACATTCACGCATTCAAGGTGTTCGCCATCCAGAAGCTCGAGGGCCCTCAGTTGGATACCAATCAGGCAGTTGTGAGTTTTAAGAAGCGTTTTGGTTCCACCATTTTCGCGGACGATGGTTATCTTCTGCGTTGCCTGATCGGTAACAACTACAAGTACCAGGCGGCGTTGGATGACATGAAAGAGAATCTACAATGGCGCAAGGCTACGTTACCCATTCATCGTTCGGAGATAGAGGGCGTATTG GCTCGCGGAATCATCTATATTCACGGCCGTGACAACTGCATGCGACcaatcgtcgtcatccagTTGCGCAACGTGGCGAAGGTCCAACCTGAGCACGTCCTGAGGTGCATTTTCTTCACGCTCGAGCTCGCCATCAACAAGTTGATGATCCCCGGTCGCATTGAGCAGTGGAAGGTCATAATTGACATGAGCGGCACCAACCTCCTAGGTTTACAGGTGTCATTGATTAAGCAGATTTGCCGTGCTCTGACGGTCAACTACAGGGGTCGTCTGTCCCAGATGTTCCTGATTAACGCCCCGTACATAATTTCGGGTCTCTGGGGACTTGTGAAGAACGTATTACCAGAAGTGACACAGGAAAAGATACAGATAAGTTCAGGCAAGAACACGAAAAAGATGCTAGAGACAGTGGATCCATCCCAGCTCGAAAAGAAGTTTGGTGGAAACGCCGCCAACGTTACGGTGTATGACCTCCCCGTAATGCCGGAAATGTAG
- a CDS encoding GTP-binding protein engB, putative produces the protein MFYTSRFLLALQHVKQHVERTVPLSDSTLKEVIVKAIGKPTSSDELKYFKRNRRAKPVAPFFAGEIRPKLKLVAAAIDHSELPPPTLPEVAFYGRTNAGKSCLINAICGRYGVCPVKPLPGTTRKVHFYKVTLHFIRNMHAQVGSPPSIILVDMPGYGYSSAKEDLSMQWNEFALYYLKHRETLKLVIVLVDSRIGLKQSDLEVINFCSKYKIKWHIVLAKADTMKPVLLAKMMQKVKLETSTYRGCNGKIIAVGATKDQNLEEIRGVVESFKVDKHMAHFWSRYKASRTPYVARKVMLEDTPKTIAITTGNEGDTCLINESSLHHETAPVDRYDLSKYIGESRGPYSVDQVALRCLAEVFSRFTPPPGFVDDVAQETETTTPAVETDGVVERSVAPTFVEMDGNLLCDLNITLDDTLKRNEEAEAPQENLIEDKISSYERRLAMGIEPAPKVCKPNIGRSYKRVMSIYRKTLAPKKLKWDSVNRDKLTWSAVYQKWERWSKKHPELARSAQSPTKRQVVSDGSKTRIRKHQLQVHQKRIKIREGPPKIKQKSHL, from the exons ATGTTCTACACAAGCAGGTTCCTCTTGGCTCTACAGCACGTCAAACAGCATGTGGAGCGCACGGTGCCGCTGTCAGACAGCACGCTTAAGGAGGTGATTGTCAAAGCCATCG GCAAACCAACATCGAGCGACGAGCTAAAGTACTTCAAACGCAATCGCAGAGCTAAGCCCGTCGCACCATTCTTCGCTGGCGAAATCAGGCCTAAACTGAAACTCGTCGCCGCGGCAATCGACCACTCGGAGCTGCCTCCGCCGACGCTACCAGAG GTTGCCTTCTACGGACGCACGAATGCCGGGAAGTCATGTCTGATCAATGCTATCTGCGGACGGTATGGAGTTTGCCCCGTCAAACCGCTGCCTGGTACAACAAGAAAAGTTCACTTCTACAAGGTAACGTTGCATTTCATCAGAAATATGCATGCACAGGTGGGCTCACCGCCAAGCATCATACTGGTTGACATGCCCGGTTACGGGTATTCCTCCGCAAAGGAGGACCTATCCATGCAGTGGAACGAATTCGCTCTGTACTACCTCAAACACAGAGAGACTTTAAAACTGGTCATCGTATTGGTGGACAG CCGTATCGGATTGAAACAGTCAGATCTGGAAGTCATCAATTTTTGCAGCAAGTACAAGATAAAGTGGCACATCGTGCTCGCAAAGGCCGACACCATGAAGCCGGTGCTGTTGGCGAAAATGATGCAAAAG GTGAAGCTGGAAACCTCCACGTACCGGGGTTGTAATGGGAAAATTATCGCAGTTGGTGCAACTAAGGACCAAAACCTAGAGGAAATAAGGGGAGTGGTGGAATCCTTTAAAGTGGACAAGCACATGGCT CATTTCTGGTCTAGATACAAGGCCAGTCGAACACCGTATGTAGCCAGAAAGGTGATGCTAGAAGACACTCCAAAAACTATCGCAATAACAACTGGCAATGAGGGCGACACTTGCTTGATAAACGAATCGAGTCTGCACCATGAAACTGCTCCAGTAGACCG TTATGATCTGTCCAAATACATTGGCGAATCCAGAGGCCCATacagtgttgaccaagtggCCCTGCGCTGTCTCGCCGAAGTATTCTCGAGGTTTACGCCCCCACCAGGTTTCGTGGACGATGTGGCGCAGGAAACagaaactactacaccgGCTGTTGAAACGGACGGCGTAGTTGAACGCAGCGTCGCACCCACTTTTGTTGAAATGGACGGTAATCTGTTGTGCGACCTGAACATAACTCTGGACGACACGCTAAAACGCAACGAAGAGGCAGAGGCACCGCAGGAAAACCTCATAGAAGATAAAATATCGAGCTATGAAAGACGCCTGGCGATGGGGATAGAACCCGCGCCAAAGGTCTGCAAGCCTAACATAGGCAGGAGCTACAAAAGGGTCATGTCCATCTACAGAAAGACGTTGGCACCAAAAAAACTCAAGTGGGACTCGGTCAATCGGGATAAACTGACCTGGTCAGCAGTTTACCAGAAGTGGGAGAGGTGGAGCAAAAAGCACCCAGAGCTCGCCAG ATCCGCACAATCACCTACAAAACGGCAGGTCGTTAGTGACGGAAG CAAAACACGTATACGGAAGCACCAGTTGCAAGTACACCAAAAACGCATTAAGATCCGTGAAGGTCCGCCCAAAATTAAACAGAAGTCCCATTTGTAG